GAGTTGTCGTCGACGATTACGATCTCGCCATCCAATCCGTTCTGTTTGAAAACCTCGTCGAGCCCGCGTACCAGACGCTCGATTCCGCCCGCTTCATTATAGGTTGGGATGACGATGGAAAACTTCATTACGCCAGCCGGTGCAGCAGCGGACTGCTCTGCGGATCGTAGGCCGGCAACACTTCGTACATCTTGCGCATGCTTCGCAGCACAACGCCGTCATCGGAGATCGTCAGAACCTCATTGGTGTCGAGCAGCGTCTCTTCTTTCGTGTCGCTCCAATAGATCAAGAGCGATTGAGCAATGCGCGTTTCACCGATTGCGAAGACGCCGCGGACTTCGCCAACCTTGCCTTCGGTCGCCGTAACAACCGGCGTCCCATGTTCGAGATTCTCGAGCAATCGTGGCATATCGCCGTTTATACCCCCGAGGCGTAATTCAGCACCGCAACCGTCACGAGTGCTGCCGTTTCCGTGCGTAAAATGCGCGGGCCGAGCGACACTAACTTCGCGCCCGCACGTTGCGCCGCTTCGGCCTCCACGTGCGAAAAGCCGCCTTCGGGGCCGACGATAACCAGCACCCGGCGCGCGTTCGCAAGCAGTCCGGGCAACGCGTCTTTCAGCGGTCCTTGCTCGGCGAGCTCCCATGGAAAAAGCACGGTCTCGTATGCAGAAAACGATTCGAGCAGCCCCTCGAAGCGCTGCGGCGCGGCGATCTCGGGGATCCGATCGCGGCCGCATTGGGCGGCGGCCGTTCGCGCAAGCCGGCGCCAGCGATCGAGCTTCGCCGTGCCGGCATCCGCAACGATCGTGCGCTCCGAGTAGATTGGAATCACTCTCGCAACGCCAAGTTCCGTGAGTTTCTCAACGACGAAATCCATCTTCTGCCCTTTAGGCAGACCTTGCGCGACCGTGATTTCCAAACTTTGGGTCTCGCCAGGCGCGTGCGATTCATCTAAGCGCGCGCGTACGCTGCGTCCCTCGATCTGTAAGGTTGCGGCAAAACGGTTAGCGGAGGAGTCCACGATCTCGATCGAATCGCCCGTGCGTTTGCGCAACACGTCAACGATCTTATGCGCGTCGCCGCCCGACAAGTCGAGCGTTTCACCGGTAGCGTAATTTCCGTCAACAAAAAAGCGCGCTGCGGCCATCCGCTACTCCGGACGGAATGCGTCTTTGACTTTGTCAAAGAACGACTTCTCTTGTATACGATCTCCGCCGAGTTTCGCGTACTCTTCCAGCAACTCGCGCTGACGATTGGTGATCTTGCCCGGGATCTCGACGTGCACTGTAACATAGTGATCACCCCGCTGCGTTCCGCGCACCGTCGGCATGCCGTGGCCGCGCATGGCAACGCTCGTACCCGATTGCGTTCCCGGCCCGATTGAAAGATCCAAGTCGCCTTCCAGCGACGGAACACGCACGATCCCGCCGAGCGCCGCGAGCGGAAAACTGATCGGCACGTCCACGTGCGTGTCGAGACCATTGCGCTGAAAGCGTGCATGCGGCGTTATCGTGATGTAGACGTAAAGATCGCCCGCCGAACCGCCGCGCATGCCGGCCTCGCCGCTGCCGTTGATGCGGATACGGCTGCCATCGTCAACCCCCGCGGGCACTTTCACGCTGAGCGTGCGCTCGACTTCGCGCCGGCCGCGTCCG
This Candidatus Rubrimentiphilum sp. DNA region includes the following protein-coding sequences:
- a CDS encoding 16S rRNA (uracil(1498)-N(3))-methyltransferase, whose amino-acid sequence is MAAARFFVDGNYATGETLDLSGGDAHKIVDVLRKRTGDSIEIVDSSANRFAATLQIEGRSVRARLDESHAPGETQSLEITVAQGLPKGQKMDFVVEKLTELGVARVIPIYSERTIVADAGTAKLDRWRRLARTAAAQCGRDRIPEIAAPQRFEGLLESFSAYETVLFPWELAEQGPLKDALPGLLANARRVLVIVGPEGGFSHVEAEAAQRAGAKLVSLGPRILRTETAALVTVAVLNYASGV